From the genome of Phycodurus eques isolate BA_2022a chromosome 22, UOR_Pequ_1.1, whole genome shotgun sequence, one region includes:
- the podxl gene encoding podocalyxin, whose translation MGATMRITCLLFSLSLLCHKTRSENSTAATGVTVAKDPATQGMTALPTKAPTVASISTIQAVVEPVTNKPQTVAPTSGDAGRVTQAPTVLPPVTLPPAVTAPTVRVTPAPTQPHRPQTDSPINAAASSAPPTLKSATLTPMITARPSKTILRVATIGTTQVPSKKNDDITTVKPTVKAATDATTANHQPATHTTVILKTTQREIQLAQTTATSSQQTTPSGTTKPAVRDETTAGSPILATTNPSAVVTTSATPGATSPKITTTTTTTVAYPKKFSYSLNNGQEKEEEEKDLVEVCRRLMGNLKDGNCTLTWRHHKGKLLFDCVEINGKVKTALATQYYEEITKKPTDNKTLIAILASCGALLIMIIILAVCASHHRKPYSENQQHLTEELHTVENGYHDNPTLEVMEVQPEMQEKKVALNGEFNDSWIVPMENLLKEDVADEEDTHL comes from the exons GTCTTCTATGTCACAAAACACGCTCAGAGAACTCGACTGCAGCTACCGGAGTCACCGTGGCGAAGGACCCCGCCACACAAGGGATGACTGCTTTGCCCACCAAAGCACCTACTGTCGCCAGCATATCTACAATCCAGGCTGTAGTGGAGCCCGTTACTAACAAACCACAAACTGTCGCGCCGACAAGTGGCGACGCAGGGAGGGTGACGCAGGCCCCGACGGTTTTACCACCTGTCACCTTACCTCCCGCCGTAACGGCGCCCACTGTCAGGGTAACGCCAGCCCCCACCCAACCGCATCGGCCGCAAACGGACAGCCCAATTAATGCTGCCGCCTCCAGTGCGCCACCTACTCTTAAGAGTGCTACCCTCACCCCGATGATCACAGCCAGACCATCCAAAACCATCCTCAGAGTGGCGACAATAGGCACCACACAAGTCCCAAGCAAAAAAAACGATGACATCACTACGGTCAAACCGACGGTCAAAGCGGCCACAGACGCAACCACGGCGAACCATCAGCCCGCCACGCACACCACCGTCATCCTCAAGACGACTCAACGGGAGATCCAATTGG CCCAAACCACTGCAACAAGCTCCCAACAGACAACGCCTTCAGGGACCACCAAACCGGCTGTGAGGGATGAGACCACTGCGGGGTCCCCGATCCTGGCCACAACTAACCCCTCCGCGGTTGTGACCACAAGTGCGACCCCTGGTGCCACGTCCCCGAAAATAACCACCACGACCACAACAACCGTAGCTTATCCAAAGAAGTTTTCG TACTCGCTGAACAACGGACAAGAG aaggaggaggaggagaaagatcTGGTGGAGGTGTGCAGGCGCCTCATGGGCAACCTGAAGGATGGAAACTGCACGCTGACGTGGCGCCACCATAAAGGCAAACTGCTGTTCGACTGTGTGGAGATCAACGGCAAAG TGAAAACAGCGCTGGCAACTCAGTATTATGAAGAAATAACAAAG AAACCGACCGATAACAAAACCCTGATCGCCATCTTGGCCTCGTGTGGCGCTCTGCTGATTATGATCATCATCCTGGCCGTGTGCGCGTCCCACCACCGCAAGCCTTACAGCGAGAACCAG CAACACCTGACCGAGGAGCTGCACACGGTGGAGAACGGTTACCACGACAACCCCACGCTGGAGGTGATGGAGGTGCAGCCCGAGATGCAGGAGAAGAAGGTGGCCCTCAACGGCGAGTTCAACGACAGCTGGATCGTGCCCATGGAAAACCTGCTCAAAGAGGACGTCGCCGACGAGGAGGACACGCACCTGTAG